The Alteromonas stellipolaris genome includes a region encoding these proteins:
- a CDS encoding sodium:solute symporter family protein has translation MDVQLLTFIIVGATFALYIAIAVWARAGSTNDFYVAGGGVPPVLNGMATAADWMSAASFISMAGLISFMGYDGAVYLMGWTGGYVLLALCLAPYLRKFGKFTVPDFIGDRYYSQTARTVAVFCAIFVCFTYVAGQMRGVGVVFSRFLEVDIVTGVVIGMVIVFFYTVLGGMKGITYTQVAQFCVMIFAYIVPAVFISIMVTGHILPQTGFGATLADGSGMHILQKLDSLSVELGFHEYTSGSKSTIDVFFITFALMVGTAGLPHVIVRFFTVPKVHDARKSAGYALAFIAILYTTAPSLAAFARVNMIETINGPELTGTSYAEAPSWIKNWEQTGLIEFNDKNGDGVMFYSGDERNEMKVDRDIMVLANPEIANLPAWVIALVAAGGVAAALSTSAGLLLVISTSVSHDLLKRNFMPNITDKSELFYARLAAGVAIVIAGYFGINPPGFVAQVVAFAFGLAASSFFPAIIMGIFSKRMNDKGAIAGMIAGIAFTAAYIIYFKFVNPAANVPENWWFGISPEGIGTLGMMVNFLVAFVVFKSTDEAPEEIQELVESIRYPKGAGEASAH, from the coding sequence ATGGACGTTCAACTACTAACATTTATTATTGTAGGCGCAACATTTGCGCTATATATCGCCATAGCTGTATGGGCTAGAGCGGGTTCTACTAACGACTTCTACGTTGCTGGTGGCGGTGTACCTCCGGTGCTAAACGGTATGGCTACCGCCGCAGACTGGATGTCGGCAGCTTCATTTATTTCAATGGCCGGTCTTATTTCCTTTATGGGGTACGACGGCGCAGTTTACCTAATGGGATGGACTGGAGGCTATGTATTACTTGCCTTGTGTCTTGCACCCTACCTACGTAAATTCGGTAAATTTACTGTACCGGATTTTATTGGCGACCGCTACTATTCCCAAACCGCAAGAACCGTTGCTGTTTTCTGCGCCATCTTTGTTTGCTTTACCTATGTGGCAGGGCAAATGCGAGGCGTGGGCGTAGTATTTAGTCGTTTCTTAGAAGTCGATATCGTAACTGGTGTGGTGATTGGCATGGTTATCGTGTTTTTCTACACGGTATTAGGCGGCATGAAAGGGATTACCTATACCCAAGTTGCGCAGTTTTGCGTAATGATTTTTGCGTATATTGTTCCAGCAGTGTTTATCTCTATCATGGTGACGGGCCATATACTTCCGCAAACGGGGTTCGGCGCTACGCTCGCAGATGGGTCGGGGATGCATATATTACAGAAACTCGACAGCCTATCGGTGGAACTCGGGTTTCACGAGTATACCTCCGGGTCGAAAAGTACCATCGATGTGTTCTTTATTACGTTTGCATTGATGGTGGGTACGGCTGGATTACCTCACGTTATCGTTCGTTTCTTCACCGTACCTAAAGTGCATGATGCACGTAAGTCGGCTGGTTATGCACTTGCGTTTATCGCTATTTTGTATACCACTGCGCCGTCGCTTGCTGCATTTGCTCGAGTGAATATGATTGAAACCATTAACGGTCCTGAGCTAACTGGAACAAGTTACGCTGAAGCGCCGTCGTGGATCAAAAACTGGGAGCAAACTGGGCTTATTGAATTCAACGATAAGAACGGTGATGGGGTGATGTTTTACTCGGGTGATGAACGCAACGAAATGAAAGTTGACCGTGACATCATGGTATTGGCTAACCCAGAAATTGCGAACTTACCTGCATGGGTTATCGCATTGGTGGCTGCTGGTGGGGTAGCCGCAGCATTGTCTACATCAGCTGGCTTGCTGTTAGTTATTTCAACATCAGTTTCCCATGATTTGTTAAAACGAAACTTTATGCCCAATATCACCGATAAGTCCGAGCTGTTTTATGCACGGCTTGCGGCAGGGGTAGCCATTGTCATTGCAGGCTACTTTGGGATAAATCCACCGGGCTTTGTAGCACAGGTGGTCGCCTTCGCGTTCGGTCTGGCGGCATCCAGTTTCTTCCCTGCCATTATTATGGGTATCTTTAGTAAACGAATGAATGATAAAGGCGCGATTGCGGGCATGATTGCAGGTATTGCGTTCACCGCCGCCTATATTATTTACTTTAAGTTTGTGAACCCTGCTGCAAATGTACCGGAAAACTGGTGGTTTGGTATTTCCCCAGAAGGCATAGGTACCTTGGGTATGATGGTTAACTTCCTTGTTGCTTTCGTTGTCTTTAAGTCTACCGACGAAGCCCCGGAAGAAATCCAAGAGTTAGTAGAGAGCATTCGTTATCCGAAAGGAGCGGGCGAGGCATCTGCGCACTAA
- a CDS encoding DUF4212 domain-containing protein, which translates to MAFRNDDDKKAYWKENLSLLAKLLVVWFAVSFGAGILFVDVLNNIHFFGFKLGFWFAQQGSIYVFVALIFVYMSKMKAMDKRYGVNEE; encoded by the coding sequence ATGGCATTTAGAAATGATGACGACAAAAAAGCATATTGGAAGGAGAATTTGTCTCTCCTTGCCAAGCTTTTGGTCGTTTGGTTTGCGGTGTCGTTTGGCGCCGGCATTTTGTTTGTCGACGTGCTAAACAACATCCACTTTTTTGGATTTAAATTGGGCTTCTGGTTTGCGCAACAAGGTTCCATTTATGTGTTCGTCGCTCTAATTTTTGTTTATATGTCAAAGATGAAGGCGATGGATAAACGTTATGGCGTAAACGAGGAGTAA